CAAGAGGCATGGTTTAATTTCACTATCAAGTGGTACTTTAGATCTATGCATATTAGCAATCATAGTAGATCTAGCATTGTGATTTGTTGGAACAGACTGCACTGTGATTGCTATTCTTACTGGCCATATTTAAATGAGCTGTTAGAGCTCATGTGTCACTTCTGTTGTAATAGAGAAGAAATGTCAACTTAAGTTTGATGGATGATAGAAATAGAAACCAAGTAATTATTTCCCTTGTTAATATGAATCCAATCTCTTTAGAAACTCTTAATCCACAAACGTTTATTAGCTACACAAAACCATAAGAAGAAATCTATATTCTGAAGATGACTCTATGCAAGGATTTAGCATCAGTATTTGGTGCCTGTTTTAATGcatatatatttatttgtttttacttACTGATGCTCTCTTGTATGTCCTAAAGTTGTGCAAAATTAGAGTAATATTCATCTAGCAATTTTTTTTGTCTTATCTGGCATGctttctgtttctttttctaaaaCCGAGGGTAATTTTGCAAATTATGTTGCAGATGGGACTTCTGTTTCTACAAGGGTTGTGTGGTTGAACATCTTGATGGTCATACTGATATTGTTCACAAGCAACTCTATAGTGATTGGTTACCTTGGTCAGATCCAAACTTCTGATTTAGTCATTATATCTTGCAAGTCGGAGATTTCTGTATATATGTCTTCTCTAACTCATTATACTTGCAGGGCAATGAAAAGGAGGGATCTCTTGTTGCGGCGCTATTGGAGAAGAGAAGATGATGGAACATATGGTACTAATTGTTCTGAGGGAACTCTTAACATTTGTATTCAAAGTTGGAACAGATCAAGTTAAACTGCAAACTAACTTATTTTGGTTGATATTATGACAGTTATCCTCTATCACTCAGTGTTTCACAAGACTTGTCCCCCGCAGAAAAGCTATGTTCGTGCCTGCCTTAAAAGTAATGTATGCCTGAAATATATAATAAGAAAAGATAACTTTTCTACATTTTCTGAGTTCACCATATTATTCTGTtatacataagtaaatacatTATAAGTCGCATGAGCTGGTTTTGgtttaaatttagcatacaagAGCCTTGTCTCCTTAGTATCTCATGTGTGCATGATCACATGCAATTTACTGGTTTGTGTTTGAAGCATCTTTGGCTTCTCAATTTGGATACTGCTCATTGGTTCATATTCTATTGCTTTAGTTTGGTGTGATCAATTTCGCCATTTTTCTTGTATACCACATAGAAATTTGTGGGTTGCTGCACACATGatgcattttttttttatgtgtgtgtgtgtgtgtgtgtgtgtgtgttaagGAGCGATGTGGAGATGTATTTTTAAAAGCAGCAAAATCAAAACTTAATCTACAACGTTATTGTTTGATGCTTATTTGCAGGTGGTGGATATGTCATATCTCCTGTGAATGAAGGAAAACAGTCTGTTGTAAAACACATGCTTGCAATTGATTGGAAATTCTGGAAATCTTATCTTCGAACTTCAGCAGCTCGGCCTATTACCATTAGGATGCTTGAGAGAGTTGCTGGTAAATCATTTATTTGTGTTTTAACTCTGTGGGATTTGTCATCCTAAGCTTCAACTGCTGTTATAATCTTATTTATTTGTTCATAATATTGTGTTTGTGGTTTGTGCATCTGTCTTATAACTTTGTGTGATCATTTGAGCCATTAAATTTCTAGGCATTTATATCATGTACTTGCAGCATTACGAGAATTATTCAGAGCAAAGCAAGTAAAATATCCTTCGGACGATCTTTCTTCTGGAGAGTTGACACGGAAAGTTAGGTTGCACCAGAGTGTGGAGGATGGCTCAATTGATATGTGTACACAAATAGAGGCTGGGAAATCTAAGGAAACTACAAGTGAAGTAATGGAAAGGGCTCCTTCAGAACATTCAAGTCTGTTAGGTCTTAATGATGCAGCTGATGAATTCTTTGATGTTCCCGAACCAACAGACTATGAGCAATCAGAAGATGGTTGGACTTCTGACTTTGGTCCTGAAGTATCTCAGGTGCACATCAAAGTAATTATTGTTTTTTTACATGAAAGTGAATTTGCAGTTAACTTGTGGTTGTATTGCTGTTACTCTTAGCATTAAATGAGGCTATTACAAGTTCTGCGTGTATTATTTTGCCATGAGTTTCTCACTTGACTTCTATGTGACTGAGAAATTTGTAGGATACACGTCATCCAAAGTTATCAACTGCTGCTGTTTTTGTGAAGAAGTTACATGGTCTTGCAGGTGGTTCCTTTTTGGATGATCAGTATTTCACCTTAACTTCTTAATGTGGcaatgaagtttttttttttttctccaagAAAGTTGTAGAAAGATAAATTGCTGATAACTTACAGTTCTTCCATGTTGCAGTTCAAAAACGAGGCTACATGGACTTACAAGACATGACGAGGGAAGATGGTATATGTTGCTCCTATGGAAACACTCTTCCCAAGGATCCAACTTGTACATTGCCTTGTAGTTGGACAGCTGCAGAACCCTCAACATTTTTAATTCGCGGAGAGAATTACCTAGAGGACCGTAAGAAGGTATGAAGAACAATGCTTAAATGAGGACAAAGTTGAAGTCTATGAGAAAAATTCAGCTGGTGTGTtctatgatgattcatccattgTACGTGTGATTGCATGATCATGCCGTGAACTGACATTTTGTCTCTGATGATCTCTGACTATACTGTCTATGGCTCTGTACATGTCCTTCCATATTTTGCATATCATGTTTGGATACAATCGATTGTCAGCTTTTGTAgatatcaaatagtgatcaactTCTAGAAGTCATGGATATCCCCATTGAATTCACTGACTTTCATTTTATATAGCTCCAATTTTAGTTTTCCTGCATTAAATTTCAACTTCcagtttaaaattattatatatttgctTTGCTTTCAGTTTAAGGCAAAGGGCACTTTGATGCAAATGGTTGCTGCAGATTGGCTAAGATCTGACACAAGAGAAGACGATCTAGGAGGACGTCCTGGGAGCATCGTTCAggttcttttcatttcttttttctttaaataTATGTCATCACTAATTTTTCAGATTGAGATTTGAGGTCATTGTTTGTGAGTCACCTATAAGCAAAACTAGTTGCATTTGCAATATGCTGCCTGTACGTTAAAATAATGTTACAAAAATTGTTGGTCTTGCAGAAATATGCTGAGCAGGGAGGGCCAGAGTATTTCTTCATTATAAACATACAGGTATTCGAGTTTCTGCTTGCTTTTAATTCCGCCAAGCTATATTTCCATCTAGGCTAATGTACTAAAAAGGCACTTAAACTACTACACTATGTTTAAACAAGCCCTTAACctatttttgtagttaaataagCCCTTAACCTATGATTTTTACTcataaaagcccttcattttaatattaaagtaaatatatttgaaatttcaagctcttatctTAATTTTTTGTTGAtgcaataaaaattatatatactttaacatcaacataaaatctaaaagagtaatcaaaattttcaaaagagtAATTATGTCATGTATCTAAGCGCTTTcaagaaattttaatattttattttatttttatttagtaaaCTATTCTCATCAAATTCACATCAGCATAAAAtgcaaattaatttaaatttttaaatagttttactttaatattaaaattaagggTTTTCATGGGTAAAAATCATGGTTTGAGGGCTTATTTTTGTTTAAACAAAGTATAATAGTTTAAGGGCTTTTTTAGTGTATTAGCCTTCCATCTATGTTTTCATCGGTTCTTAAGCATTGAAAATAGTCAAACTATTTCCTGCAATGCAGGTGCCAGGTTCAACAACATATAGTCTAGCACTATATTATATGATGAGTAGTCCAGTGGAAGATTCACCCTTGCTATACAACTTCATCAATGGAGACGATGCATATAGAAATTCACGGTTTAAGCTCATTCCATACATATCAAAGGTTGGTATTTGCAGCATTTTGCAGTTGAGATCGGGAATCTTTTCTATTCTAGTGAGCTCACTTGTCACCAGTGGGTTACGTAATAAACTCAAAGAGAAACAAACAATCGAACTTACATTTAACTCCATTTAAATTGAACAGGAGAAACTACGTTTTCCGAATTCTCTGTACCTTTTTTGACAGGTCACTTAGTTTATACTTACTACTGCTTTCAAAGATTTGCATTGTAAGAAATCCCTAAGCTTAAGGTGTCAGTACTGAGCCTACCCAGACCTTATGACCTATGAAGAAAAGTAATTGCATGCAATCTTTACCATGAAGACTAGCCGGTTTAAACTCATACCGCATATAGCTTCATTTCACAATTTGCATTGTACAAAGAAAAAGGGTTTTGATAGATGACTTTGTTTTGTTAGGGATCGTGGATAGTCAAGCAGAGTGTCGGAAAGAAAGCTTGCCTCATCGGCCAAGCTCTGGAAATAAATTACTTCCAAGGGAAGAACTACTTGGAGGTAAATTTataacattgcctcatttttaaACAATCAGTGTTCAAAGTGGATTTTGACAATTGTAAATAGCATGAGAAACTCCGGCATACTGAAACTTCGTAATTTTTTGTTTTCAGCTTGGGATCGACATCGGATCATCAACAGTAGCAAGAGGTGTAGTCAGTCTTGTGCTTGGTTACCTCAACAATCTGGTTATTGAAATGGCATTTTTGATACAGGTAAAACAACAAACACTTAGCAAAAACAATgaatggaaaaataaaatggaatttCAGTGTCTTTGATCTTACACTTCCATAAATGtccaaaattgtaaatatttcaTGCGGAAACCTACAGGCAAATACAAAAGAGGAGCTGCCGGAGTACCTTCTCGGGACGTGCCGGCTTAACCATCTGGATGCAGCCAAGTCTGTTCCAGTAAAAGtatgattgaaaaataaaattcttaaatCTGATGAAAGAATGAATCCCAAAATCAAATCAAACGGGCTTTATCAATCAATACCCATTGATATTAAAAAAAcagctctttcttttttttttttttttttttttttttttgtatagatGACAGTGTTGGTTAATATTGTATTCAAAAAATTTTCCCATTTTGATTTCTTTCTTAATTTAGTTGTTAGCTTAtcgttttcttttctaaattgaGTGATTGCATGGTCTGGTAAAGATTGAGTTCAAATCAAAACCATTCTTTTATTTCCTTAGAGAAAATCAATCATATTTCTAGAAAATTTATTAGTACATTGTTTTTTCTTAGATTTGATaaacaaattaaatgatgacaagtgttaaactaaaattaattaaaagttatatgttCCTATTCTTATTTTCGTGATTATTTTTATAAAGTAGATAAAGAAGCAAGAATTTGTATCTATCTgataaattatggaaaattttcaatatttaatttttaaattgtgTTGGATACTTATTTAACTTTTTAAGTaatataattttcttttttaaaaaatgtgaatatgataagtAGATGATTATTTAATCACTTAACTTGAAAATATTAGGCATTAAAACTATGAAGTAGTTCATTTATACCGTGTAAAATTTAAATAGTTTTTCATCCTCTATAATTTTTATATGACtagtattttaataattcaatcatTAAATTTATATCAATCTAAAATAatgtatatattaatatatatttaatggttGAATTTTTTATGTAAAACAAATAGTTAGAACTTTTAATTAATACTAAACATGTATGATCtacataaataaaatatgaaatatgacagttaaattattaaaatattaatcgtataaaaatatagaaaaatataaaattactaaaattttatattggtgtaAATAAATTCTTCCCTTTTATTAATATATCaaacaattttataatataaaattaatgctAAAACTAAgtagttaaatttttaatattaaaattttcaatttatcacACCCTTtagcttcttttttcttttgcatTTACACTGAATTGGACTGTAAATATCAAGTTTTTCTAGAATTATGTATTTCATTTCAGCCcgaaatttgatttaaaaaataattgaattttactgaaggtattattttattttacttggcTGCTTTAAACGTGAGCCTCAATACAAGATGACATTAGATTGAGAAGGAAAACGAAAAGGGATTACTTGTTTTCCGCACTTAATGATGATGTTGTACAGTTAAAAAGTTCCTTTCAGCTGCTTTGATAGGATGTTCCTTTACAAACACACTTTTCACCAAATTGGCAGACATAGCTGCCTCGATCAATTATTTGCCTGCAATTGCATTTCTCTTTTAACAGATAATatcatagtaataataataataataataattctccaaagatatttaatattaaataatttcttttattattttactcgTGATTATTTACATTTTAACTTTGTgtttataaaacatggaaaaggtGTTATGGTTTCGTGGTCAAAGGTCTACTGATGTATTGTAGGCTTGTTATATTTTTTGTGGAAACAGTGAACCAATCTGTACTTAAAAAAGCAGAATCTTGGCTTCTAAACAGCCAGTTCACAATTTGGCAGGTTGTCCGTTTCAAATATAGATACCTATTCATAAAAACTAAATTATCTAAAGATAAATTTaatagaaataatataaaatataaattaaattataaattcaataaaaatagaaCTCCATGATAATAGTCAATTTTTTCTAATTTGGAAATAAAAATTCAACTAAActgaataaattataataatatttgattaaAAACAATTAGAATCCAAATAGATTTTTGATTTTCTCGGAATTTCTTTAAACCCTAATAAATCTCTTACCAACCCAATCAAATTCAATAATGTTAATTTTCTTTATAACCTAATTTAATCAATACAAACTAATTAATTATGATCTATCAAAATCTTGAAATATTATACAAAATCTCGTTATAATAATTGATTAGATGGTTGACGAAATCTTTTACTGCTTACGTAAATGAGTAAAAAAGAAAACAAACGGGGaaagaccaaaaaaaaaaaatcttacaaTAAGAGGAAATAAGataaaatcaatttttaaaatatatataaccagaaaaaaaaaaggaaaaagggaCCACAGGCATGTGAGAAGCTACAACTAAATAATAATTGCAATACCAAAAAGACAATGATTTGTTTCTCTTCCGCCAACTCACTCCATCTCCTCTCGTCGGTgatctcttctttttctttttcttttttaattacttaatatattatttggtacttatatttcatttcaatatttaatttaatactgaAGTTTTTTCCCAATTTGGtatggagtttttttttttttgagattttggTACATGATTTTAGCTTTAACATTCAGTTTGGTATTTAAGTTTTTAAATTAATACTTGAGTTTTTTTTGTCTCATACAAGTACCTAAATTagattttaatattcaatttaatatttgaaattttcttttgTTCCAATTAAGTACTTATATTTTTTACTAGATCACACATGTCAAATGTTTTGGGCCATAAAATGTTGTTTAGTTTGGATACTGTTAGGATTTTAACCcgattaagtaacgaacaagaaaatagcagaataaattgagaaattgaacacacaaatttaacgtggaaaaacccctccaaagagaataaaaaaccacgggcaaagataattttactataatggcaaaagaacgaagagtacaaaagatggaaataaaaactaaaccccgaaaacccgaaaacaaagaacccacaaaacataaacacaaaattctctaaatgtgttatgagttctaatctctaatgggtgtgttttctaaggttataaaagagcctatttataggttaaattcatagatcaaataataataaaataatctaaactaatcagtgtttgattgaaacaagtaaacagagtttaattgaaagactatttttcaaatttgactgaaaataggagtcatatttaacaaatctccacattgactcatatttccacaacgccatctttgccaaagcccgccacgagcctatcttgaactatgtagggaattaactgagtcaaatttgtgcttagaaactggaaaacttctagccttcgacttgtacactgccaaatcaaaactaacccggtcCGATTTTCACAAACACAAgacctaacttttcaaaactcgcatccaaaagagaacctctcttcaacgaaacaatcataccttttccctcctatgaccaagttgcctccgctccaaacaagtTAACTTCAACTCAGAATCTGACGaggacgtccgatttcaccggcCATCGTGTAACCTTCCGAATATAAAGATCGCcgattcttttaccttttaacaaaacgagagctccacgagatactttaataccgcttcgactcgatgttgattttgcatcctttcaagtctaaaatacttaaggagatgagattctttcagaATCGTACATACCGACATccgagagtgtcctaatcgtcctatcgtgcatcttaattttaacaagtaccaataccaattaccttactagatgaatcgtttcccatgcgcacaactccaccttcaatcgaactatatgtggagaaccattctctattgggacacatgtggaaagaacatcctgaatctaggatccactcggacgtgagcttggtgttatcacttgttgacactaacaataaatcatccccattttcatcggccaaattagcaccagctacatcttcctcgttactctcaacaGCTTTTTTATTTcgtagtttataacaatctgctttgacgtgacctagcTTTTTACAAAAGCGACAccttttatctcgtttctttgatgctaccaaaacggaagcttgcctatctgtcttgctatccaaatgaagctcattgtcaagtttgtctctactcaacaaatgacccttcacatcttcgaacgagagtttgtctctgccataaatcagggtctccctgaaaagacttgtatgaagggggtaaagagcacaataatagcatagcctgatcttcatcgtcaatatgaacctcaatattctttaaatcatttaaaagagtaatgaattgactgatgtgatctctaagaagctcacctttgTTCATGCGAAAcctaaatagacgttgtttcaacactaaacggttagccagagacttagtcgcataaagagtttctaaccttttccacaaggcagatgaggtcttctccatcaatacctcttacaataccgtattcgtgaggcacaactggattgcagataaagccttttcatcaagctcttcccattctgttttatttagattctcaggctttttcccgataacaacctttttcaagcctgattgaactagaattgccatcatccgaacttgccacagattgaaatttgtctcaccatcgaacttctcaatttcaaaccttgttgttgccatctctaAACGGGCTGacctatgaaaattgaactaactctgataccacttgttatgattttaacccgattaagtaacgaacaagaaaatagcagaataaattgagaaatttaacacacaaatttaacgtgaaaaaac
Above is a genomic segment from Gossypium arboreum isolate Shixiya-1 chromosome 8, ASM2569848v2, whole genome shotgun sequence containing:
- the LOC108467878 gene encoding protein ENHANCED DISEASE RESISTANCE 2-like isoform X1 is translated as MAGSQSGDLKMEGWLHIIRSNRIGLQYSSKRYFVLEDHLLKSFKSMPISNLQEPGRSAIIDSSIRVTDNGRESIHRKVFFIFTLYNSSNHNDQLKLGASSPEEAARWIQSLQEAALKGGPYSGNDAAYSKSRWQSFRSSGSNNEHHNNSLDWTLYSSTKMDRVTSDVVAPSPWTIFGCQNGLRLFKEAKERDSHRKWDDHPAIMAVGVVDETSEAIFQTLMSLGPSRSQWDFCFYKGCVVEHLDGHTDIVHKQLYSDWLPWAMKRRDLLLRRYWRREDDGTYVILYHSVFHKTCPPQKSYVRACLKSGGYVISPVNEGKQSVVKHMLAIDWKFWKSYLRTSAARPITIRMLERVAALRELFRAKQVKYPSDDLSSGELTRKVRLHQSVEDGSIDMCTQIEAGKSKETTSEVMERAPSEHSSLLGLNDAADEFFDVPEPTDYEQSEDGWTSDFGPEVSQVHIKDTRHPKLSTAAVFVKKLHGLAVQKRGYMDLQDMTREDGICCSYGNTLPKDPTCTLPCSWTAAEPSTFLIRGENYLEDRKKFKAKGTLMQMVAADWLRSDTREDDLGGRPGSIVQKYAEQGGPEYFFIINIQVPGSTTYSLALYYMMSSPVEDSPLLYNFINGDDAYRNSRFKLIPYISKGSWIVKQSVGKKACLIGQALEINYFQGKNYLELGIDIGSSTVARGVVSLVLGYLNNLVIEMAFLIQANTKEELPEYLLGTCRLNHLDAAKSVPVKV
- the LOC108467878 gene encoding protein ENHANCED DISEASE RESISTANCE 2-like isoform X2; the encoded protein is MAGSQSGDLKMEGWLHIIRSNRIGLQYSSKRYFVLEDHLLKSFKSMPISNLQEPGRSAIIDSSIRVTDNGRESIHRKVFFIFTLYNSSNHNDQLKLGASSPEEAARWIQSLQEAALKGGPYSGNDAAYSKSRWQSFRSSGSNNEHHNNSLDWTLYSSTKMDRVTSDVVAPSPWTIFGCQNGLRLFKEAKERDSHRKWDDHPAIMAVGVVDETSEAIFQTLMSLGPSRSQWDFCFYKGCVVEHLDGHTDIVHKQLYSDWLPWAMKRRDLLLRRYWRREDDGTYVILYHSVFHKTCPPQKSYVRACLKSGGYVISPVNEGKQSVVKHMLAIDWKFWKSYLRTSAARPITIRMLERVAALRELFRAKQVKYPSDDLSSGELTRKVRLHQSVEDGSIDMCTQIEAGKSKETTSEVMERAPSEHSSLLGLNDAADEFFDVPEPTDYEQSEDGWTSDFGPEVSQDTRHPKLSTAAVFVKKLHGLAVQKRGYMDLQDMTREDGICCSYGNTLPKDPTCTLPCSWTAAEPSTFLIRGENYLEDRKKFKAKGTLMQMVAADWLRSDTREDDLGGRPGSIVQKYAEQGGPEYFFIINIQVPGSTTYSLALYYMMSSPVEDSPLLYNFINGDDAYRNSRFKLIPYISKGSWIVKQSVGKKACLIGQALEINYFQGKNYLELGIDIGSSTVARGVVSLVLGYLNNLVIEMAFLIQANTKEELPEYLLGTCRLNHLDAAKSVPVKV